From Trichoderma atroviride chromosome 1, complete sequence, one genomic window encodes:
- a CDS encoding uncharacterized protein (EggNog:ENOG41), with the protein MFARPKSDSDVNTTTNIDVPTTAVAQQNREPRRYQGSARRMEPSTPYFDASIDEQFGY; encoded by the coding sequence ATGTTTGCTCGCCCCAAATCCGACAGCGacgtcaacaccaccacgAACATCGACGTGCCCACAACTGCCGTAGCGCAGCAAAATCGCGAGCCGAGGCGCTACCAGGGCTCTGCTCGCAGAATGGAACCATCTACCCCATATTTCGATGCCAGTATCGACGAGCAGTTTGGTTATTAG